A single window of Lepisosteus oculatus isolate fLepOcu1 chromosome 29, fLepOcu1.hap2, whole genome shotgun sequence DNA harbors:
- the sugp1 gene encoding SURP and G-patch domain-containing protein 1 isoform X2 — protein MESGETGRSGWKVKPVAKNKATMNILRQEELIAQKKREIEAKMANQTKSRAPAPSQPAAPSSPDEQRPTSNKFANDGSFLQQFLKMQKEKSASNSGSAVGPHAGAGSDPSNSRLAPAPGGSAGGAPAPKKSILIGKRPGLGFSSMLNQYKNYSQAKQAPRVPRPSVFVSPEEEEEEDETDDLHYLEVKVSPPEDPETRTILEKMAVFVAEGGPELERKAKEDYRDNPLFLFLYDKNSRDYLYYRRKVAELRKDKTKEEISPSSDVSPPVDEEVHRVAEKLARFVADGGPEVETIAARHNRGNPAFRFLFEPDSAAHRFYRERVEEFRRAGKQQSPAPSPPETQARLKRPAPPPDAPPPRAVSPTTAPAHTASKKKRKSRWGSEEDRVDVPLPPIIIPAEAEPEPQTPTLSAQELRGLGYKKGKPVGLVGVTELSEDQKRQLKEQQEMQEMYDMIMKHKRAMQEMQLMWEKALQEHQHEYDSDEEIDTKQGTWEHRLRQMEMEKTREWAEQLTEMGKGKHFIGDFLPPEELEKFMETFKALKEGRNPDYSEYKEFKLTVENIGFQMLMKMGWKEGEGLGSDGQGIKNPVNRGTTAVDGAGFGVDRPAELSKHDDEYDAFRKRMMLAYRFRPNPLNNPRRPYY, from the exons CTCGCCAGATGAGCAGAGGCCTACTTCTAACAAGTTTGCCAACGACGGCAGCTTCCTCCAGCAgtttctgaagatgcagaaggAGAAGTCGGCCTCAAACTCAG GATCGGCTGTGGGTCCCCACGCAGGAGCCGGCAGTGACCCCTCGAACAGCAGGCTGGCCCCCGCTCCGGGAGGCTCTGCGGGCGGGGCGCCGGCCCCGAAGAAGAGTATCCTGATAGGCAAGCGGCCCGGCCTCGGCTTCAGCAGCATGCTCAACCAGTACAAGAACTACTCCCAGGCCAAGCAGGCCCCCCGGGTCCCCCGCCCCAGCGTCTTCGTCTCGccggaagaggaggaggaagaggatgaGACTGACGATCTGCACTACCTAGAGGTCAAAG TTTCCCCTCCAGAGGACCCCGAGACCCGCACTATCCTGGAGAAGATGGCGGTCTTCGTGGCGGAAGGGGGGCCGGAGCTGGAGAGGAAGGCCAAGGAGGACTACAGGGACAACCCCCTTTTCTT GTTCTTGTATGACAAGAACAGTCGGGACTATCTGTACTACAGACGGAAAGTGGCAGAGCTCAGAAAGGATAAAACCAAAGAAGAGATCTCCCCCAGCTCAGATG TTTCCCCCCCAGTGGACGAGGAGGTGCACAGGGTGGCGGAGAAGCTGGCACGCTTCGTCGCGGATGGCGGGCCGGAGGTGGAAACAATCGCCGCTCGGCACAACCGCGGGAACCCAGCCTTCAG GTTCTTGTTCGAGCCTGACAGCGCAGCTCACCGCTTCTACAGGGAGCGGGTGGAGGAGTTTAGGCGAGCGGGGAAGCAGCAGAGCCCCGCCCCCAGCCCACCGGAGACGCAGGCGAGGCTGAAACGCCCGGCCCCGCCCCCCGACGCCCCGCCCCCCCGGGCCGTCTCCCCGACGACCGCGCCGGCGCATACCGCcagcaaaaagaaaaggaagagcCGCTGGGGGTCGGAGGAAGACCGGGTCGACGTGCCGCTGCCCCCCATCATCATCCCCGCGGAGGCGGAGCCCGAGCCGCAGACCCCCACACTCTCCG CCCAGGAGCTGAGAGGCCTGGGGTACAAGAAGGGGAAGCCCGTGGGCTTGGTGGGAGTGACCGAGCTGTCCGAGGACCAGAAGAGGCAGCTGAAAGAGCAGCAGGAG ATGCAGGAGATGTACGACATGATCATGAAGCACAAGCGGGCGATGCAGGAGATGCAGCTGATGTGGGAGAAGGCCCTGCAGGAGCACCAGCACGAGTACGACAGCGACGAGGAGATCGATACCAAGCAGGGCACCTGGGAGCACCGGCTGCGGCAGATGGAAATGGAGAAGACCCGCG AGTGGGCAGAGCAGCTGACCGAGATGGGCAAAGGGAAGCACTTCATCGGGGACTTCCTGCCGCCCGAAGAGCTGGAGAAGTTCATGGAGACCTTCAAGGCCCTGAAG GAAGGCCGCAACCCGGACTACTCGGAGTACAAGGAGTTCAAGCTGACGGTGGAGAACATCGGATTCCAGATGCTGATGAAGATGGGCTGGAAAGAGGGAGAGGGCCTGGGCTCGGACGGACAGGGCATCAAGAATCCGGTGAACAG GGGCACCACCGCGGTGGACGGCGCGGGGTTCGGCGTGGACCGGCCCGCGGAGCTGAGCAAGCACGACGACGAGTACGACGCCTTCCGGAAGAGGATGATGCTGGCCTACCGCTTCAGACCCAACCCGCTG aacAATCCAAGGAGACCGTACTACTGA